A single genomic interval of Babylonia areolata isolate BAREFJ2019XMU chromosome 26, ASM4173473v1, whole genome shotgun sequence harbors:
- the LOC143300280 gene encoding uncharacterized protein LOC143300280 encodes MSCQSSDRRRDERRVSKPDASDRWSSSAWESSPSRGRKTLTLNLRCLAAYPVTGKASGVNPEENSGVGAPKAVGRCTDFLPAAPAAKLVPNVSLCVPSDYIGEAERGILTTGQPRISINFAQAHALERSLQCRCPQRQEEHGRKTAIIDRELNIDIAALQETRLPLSGSLKEQKHTFFWQSKKREEPRLHGVGFALRNSPLSCVEPPHSGTARILALRLSTSSGPVNLLGIYAPTLCSSAETKDQFYEELETTIGDTPATEQLYLLGDFNARVGSDHDSWPRCIGYFDIGKLNENGQRLLELCCYHNLCITNTFFSTKPHHRTSWRHPRSRHWHQLDFIITRRLSLSCVLSTQGPASHQHCQNSNPRHNLCDRFANSIEDALKDCLAGNAEESNIRGMYDGVKKAFSPCINKIAPLKPASGNMITDQSKQVERWAEHYQELCSRENIVADTAAESTANLPVMEELDIPPSEEELGKVIDSLACGKAPGKDGIPPEVIKAGKKDRATPPAPVLPQCREEGAVLQEMLDANIITLYKNKDDRSDCNNYRAISLLCPCSPEQTAVTC; translated from the exons GAGAAGGGACGAAAGGCGAGTCTCAAAACCTGATGCTTCGGACAGATGGAGCTCGTCAGCCTGGGAAAGCAGTCCATCTAGGGGAAGGAAAACCCTGACTctaaacctccgctgccttgcggcataCCCGGTCAccggaaaggcttcgggagtaaaCCCTGAGGAAAATTCCGGAGTTggagcccctaaggcggttggacgtTGCACTGACTttcttccggcagctcctgcagccAAGCTGGTGCCGAATGTATCGCTCTGCGTTCCTTCGGACTACATCGGTGAGGCCGAGAGGGGGATTCTGACGACTGGGCAACCCAGGATCTCCATAAACTTTGCCCAGGCTCACGCCCTGGAGAGGTCACTTCAGTGCCGCTGTCCCCAGCGACAGGAAGAACACGGGAG GAAAACAGCCATCATCGATCGTGAGCTCAACATCGACATTGCCGCACTACAGGAAACAAGACTTCCCTTAAGCGGCAGCCTCAAGGAACAGAAGCACACGTTCTTCTGGCAGAGCAAGAAACGTGAAGAGCCAAGACTGCATGGCGTTGGATTCGCCTTGAGGAACTCCCCACTGTCCTGTGTGGAACCGCCGCACAGTGGCACAGCCCGCATCCTCGCCCTCCGCCTGTCAACCTCCTCTGGCCCAGTGAACCTCTTGGGCATCTATGCTCCCACACTCTGTTCTTCTGCGGAGACCAAGGACCAGTTCTACGAGGAGCTTGAGACCACCATCGGAGACACCCCTGCCACAGAACAGCTGTACCTTCTCGGCGACTTCAATGCCCGAGTGGGTTCTGACCACGACTCCTGGCCCAGATGCATTGGCTACTTCGATATTGGCAAACTGAATGAGAACGGGCAGAGGCTTCTAGAGCTTTGCTGCTACCACAACCTCTGCATCACAAACACGTTCTTCTCCACCAAGCCACACCACCGAACCTCCTGGCGACATCCCAGATCCCGCCACTGGCACCAGCTGGATTTCATCATCACTCGAAGGCTCTCACTGAGCTGCGTGCTCAGCACAC AAGGGCCGGCCTCGCATCAACACTGCCAGAACAGCAATCCCAGACACAATCTGTGCGACCGCTTCGCCAACTCCATCGAGGATGCCCTCAAAGACTGCCTTGCCGGCAATGCTGAGGAGAG CAACATCCGTGGCATGTACGATGGTGTGAAAAAAGCCTTCAGTCCGTGCATAAACAAGATCGCGCCATTGAAGCCAGCTTCCGGCAACATGATAACAGACCAGAGCAAGCAGgtagagagatgggcggaacactaccaGGAGCTCTGTTCAAGAGAAAACATTGTCGCAGACACAGCAGCGGAGAGCACCGCCAACCTCCCTGTCATGGAAGAACTCGACATCCCGCCCTCTGAAGAGGAACTCGGCAAGGTCATCGACTCCCTCGCCTGTGGCAAAGCTCCAGGAAAAGATGGAATCCCGCCTGAAGTCATCAAGGCTGGAAAAAAAGACCGTGCTACTCCACCTGCACCAGTTCTACCGCAGTGCAGGGAAGAAGGAGCTGTGCTCCAGGAGATGCTTGACGCCAACATCATCACTCTGTACAAGAACAAGGATGATCGCAGTGATTGCAACAACTACCGTGCAATCTCCCTCCTTTGCCCGTGTAGTCCTGAGCAGACTGCAGTTACCTGCTGA
- the LOC143300281 gene encoding neuropilin and tolloid-like protein 1: MECGKQEFLVTLLVAVLCVWGHVDAYLPTYYMDEWCSTTLDLQVQGIESARVLLRPPSRGLRFLNCPVTFRALPGRRVSFRFKGFHIRASGGGRGRNCDDDHVQIFDGVLLRSELTGRMCNGGQVPEGVYTTTGQEGVVRLVKKSYVDDQLELIVTSFHLAPCRSAEFQCHNSHCIAQHLYCNDYDNCGDGSDMCPLTTAGVVGVVVAVIVVLIVVVVLVVVLLIYRRRKTCQTGKVSSSRW, translated from the exons ATGGAGTGCGGGAAGCAAGAGTTTCTTGTGACATTGCTTGTGGCTGTGTTGTGCGTGTGGGGCCATGTCGACGCCTACCTGCCCACTT ATTACATGGACGAGTGGTGCTCCACCACCCTGGACCTCCAGGTGCAGGGCATAGAGTCCGCCCGCGTGCTGCTCAGACCGCCCTCCAGAGGCCTCCGATTCCTCAACTGCCCCGTCACCTTCAGAGCGCTGCCCGGAAGACGCGTCAGCTTCCGGTTCAAGGGCTTCCACATCCGGGCCTCTGGCGGCGGCCGCGGGAGGAACTGCGACGACGATCACGTGCAGATTTTTGATGGCGTTCTGCTGAGGTCTGAGCTGACTG GGCGCATGTGCAACGGTGGTCAAGTGCCGGAAGGGGTGTACACGACCACTGGTCAGGAGGGCGTGGTCCGGCTGGTCAAGAAGAGCTACGTGGACGATCAGCTGGAACTCATCGTCACTTCCTTCCACTTAG CGCCGTGCCGGAGCGCAGAGTTCCAGTGCCATAACTCCCACTGCATCGCCCAACACCTCTACTGCAACGACTACGACAACTGCGGAGACGGTTCCGACATGTGTCCGCTGACCACCGCTGGTGTCGTCGGCGTGGTCGTCGCCGTCATCGtcgtcctcatcgtcgtcgtcgtgttgGTCGTCGTCCTGCTGATATACCGACGTCGCAAGACCTGTCAGACTGGAAAGGTATCGTCCTCCAGGTGGTGA